In the Arachis ipaensis cultivar K30076 chromosome B04, Araip1.1, whole genome shotgun sequence genome, TAAGTTGCATGACCTTAAATCCAAAAATTGAATTTGAGAAGGAAATGTTACAATGGAAGTGTTGTTCCCTTCAAGAAAAGACAATTTGTTGCCTCCGCCTAAACCAAGTACAGTAAGCTTTTTGAGCTTTGAAAGCATTTCAAGCTCGATCTGTCCTTCCAACACATTACCAGATAGATCAAGAACTGTAAGATTCTCTAACTTGAAGAGGAAATATGGAATTTCACCTTGAAGATTATTGTCATGAAGATCCAAGTGATTTAAAGTGGTTAGATTCATTAGCCAAGTTGGAATTTCTCCATTTAAATTGCACCGACTCAATCCTAACCACTGAATTGGAGGAAGAATTGTCACATTGACAGCCCTATTTTGTGACAACAAAGACAATTTGTTGAGAGATAAGTCAAGATCATTAAGCCTTGTTAGCTTCAAAAACATGTCAAGTGCTAGATGCCCTTCAAAGAAATTATACGGCAGATACAAGTATTCAAGATTCTCGAGTCTAAAAAGAGAGTGAGGGATCTCACCTTCAAGGCCATTATTGCTAAGATCTAAGAGGGCAAGTTGGGTGAGGTTGCCAAGCGAAGAAGGAATGGCCCCATAAAAACTGCAACTTGAAATCGAAAAACAATTCAAAGAAGTGAGGTTTTCAATAGATGTTGGAAGTGTATCATAAAAGCTTGTGCCTCCGAGGTTTATGTTGACAAATGAGCTTGAGAAAAAATTAGGCAACATACCCCTAAGATTTTGGTTTCCTCCCAAATTCAAGACTGTTAAGTTTGGGAGATGGAATATTCCAATTGGGAATTTACCATATAGTTCACATTGGCAAAGAGTGAGTATTTGCAAGGATGTAAGGTTTGTGAGAGTATGAGGTAAAGATGATGAAATGGTCACAAAACTAAGACGAAGGTGTTCAAGTCTAGTTGAGTTTTGGGTTAAGCTTGTGAGAGTGGATGCCTTGAGTTGCAAATTGTTGATTAGATCATATGGAAGCGGCTCAAGAGGATAGCTGTGAAGATCAAGGGACAACAAGTTGGACAACTGTGAAACTTGAGGTGGAACTTCACCAGAGAATGTGTTTTCATTGCCATGAGAAAGATTTAGATGTCTTAGCTGTGAAAGCTCACCTATCTTGGCAGGAATTTGAGAGTGATTGAAGTCATTGTCTGAAAGATCAAGGCTTTGAAGATGCACAAGTGAGAAAAGGGTGCTATTGGCATCCATGGAACCATAGAGTTGGCTGCTACCAAGATCAATGCCGATCACATGACCTGTGAGCTCATTGCATTCAATGCCATCCCAGGAGCAGCAATCTGTGGCAGGAACCCAAGAAAGAGTTTTAGGATAACTCAAAGGATTGTAAGAAGCAGACTTACTTATGATGAAGGTTTTTTTAAAGCTCAGCAAGGCATTGCTTTCATGTTGATGGCACTCATGATGATGAGTAGCAGTTGAATGATTCATGGTTAAACAGTTTGTGAACAGGGAGGATGCCAAAAGGAGAAGAAACTGTATGGACAAAGCAAGAGAACACAACAACTCCATTATTCTCATTTGCATCACAGTAGGTTCAATGGATGAAATATTTGGAACACTTCAATCGGCTTTTATAGTGAAGCAGTGATGGTGATACTATCTAATAGACATGCAGCAAGTAACGTTACATGCATTTGTATTATTCCGAGTGTGATATTGCCTCTCATTTCacggaagaaaaaagaaagatagTGATCCTTATTATGGCTGGTTCTGCGGACCTTTTCGAACCACATACTGGTTTAGAATAACTTTCATAATATGGCTAAAATCATGTCATTTTAACTATCCTAACATTTTTTCATACTTACTTTGAGTATCCTTTTATTAGAGGCAATTCTGTTCGAGCATTTGAGATCCCATAGGGGCATGGTTCTTCTAGCACCAGCTGTTTCTATAGTCTAAAACTCGAGAACACTGACTATGCAAAATAAGTATTTGCAAATTGCAACTTCAACCGAGCATATATTGATTTGTGTGCATTTTGTTATGCAGAGTAGCCTCTCTGCTTCATTACATAAATTCCACAAACTGAACTATCTTGGTCTCTTGTTACTACTTCACAGTGAAGTTCCTTGATAGTATATTTTTGTCATTACTATTTGACTTTGTTAACAACTTGCATTGATGTCTTTCATGCTTAATTTTCTCGTTATCTTTTATCTTTCATTACCACCACAAACTTCCTTGTTTGAGGTGTTCTAAGTAAGGCACTTGCATAAGCGACATGTATGTATTATTCCTAATTCTAATAGTGATAATAAATCATACTCATGCGAGTGTGATATTGAATTGCCGTTCATTTAGGGGAAGACAAGAAAACTATTGATTGTGGCGGCTTCTGCAGACCCTTTCAAAGTTCAAAGCACATGCAGGAAGTCTGAGATATTCAAGTAATTTTTCCATACTTAGCTTCTAAAATGGTGCTATTGAATGTAACTGCTGCATCTACAAACCTCTCTGCTTGGTTATCCTCCACAAACTTAACTCTCTCTTTGTCACACTCAAGGTTTTGACATCTTTGTCTCTAATAATATTTTAGTTTGCAAACTTGCATTCTAGAGTTATACTTAATCTTCTCTCTTTAATTTGTTTCATATCATTGACTCCATCAAGTAAACTTACTTTGGCTTATATAAGAAGAGAGTTCAGATTTTTTTGGTGTTTTAATTTCATATTatcagaaaaaaataatttttttaaataataggaAAAATAGGTCTTTAATAAATTTTGAAGTAGACTTATACAGATATacgttattttgaaaaaaaaaataccaaataaattctttaagaattgaaataaaaaatttataggtCCCAGAAAAATTACAATGCTAAACACAATTTATCAATTCTATACTATTAAAAGTTTTCAATCAAGCAGGTAAAGTCTACTGTTACAATTTTTTGGGGATTTGATACAAGTCCATTACAAAATGAGTTTTAATCTTTATGTAATATAGTTTAATTAGAGCAGcagattaattatttacaaaagcgtttggaagtggtggatagtatttatttgcgtcagaaagagcaacagttgcttgatgattataataatactctagtgcaagaagagctcctatggttccaaaagtccagagagcagtgggtaaggttcggggataggaatacaagattctttcatattcaaactcttgcgcgaaggaagcataataagattcatggcctttttctcaaggatggagtgtgggaaactgatccagaggttctgagtcaagaagcagagtctttctataaaagcttattctgtcatttggatgatgttaatttgggttgccttggtaatgtgcctcttccttctctgaatgaggaagcttgcaataaccttacggcaccagttactatggaggaagtcaAAGCAGCGGTTTTTcacatgaactcttttaaagCTCCGGGTCCTAAtgggtttcaagctttcttcttcaaagaatattgggagatcattggTCTTGATGTTTGGAAGATGGTTAAGCAGGCATTCTCCGGTGTTCCTCTTGATCCGAGAATGTTGGAGACTTTACTAGTTCTCATTCCAAAGGTTGAATCACcggtatctatgaaagatttcaggccgattagtctctgcaatgtagtttacaagatcatcacgaaggtccttgttaataggcttcgtcctcatcttgcggagattgttggcccgcttcaaggaggatttattccgggacgaggaactcctgacaacatcattattgcccaagaagtcctccactttatgaagaagactaaatcaaagaaaggcacactggcatttaagattgatctggagaaagcttatgacagagttgattggaggtttttagctcatacccttaaaagctttggttttcctattcctacacttaatttgattatgaattgtgtcactgcttcttccttatctattctttggaatgggAGTCGTCTGAATAGCTTTACTCCTAGCcgaggtcttagacaaggagacc is a window encoding:
- the LOC110271623 gene encoding receptor like protein 30-like; its protein translation is MNHSTATHHHECHQHESNALLSFKKTFIISKSASYNPLSYPKTLSWVPATDCCSWDGIECNELTGHVIGIDLGSSQLYGSMDANSTLFSLVHLQSLDLSDNDFNHSQIPAKIGELSQLRHLNLSHGNENTFSGEVPPQVSQLSNLLSLDLHSYPLEPLPYDLINNLQLKASTLTSLTQNSTRLEHLRLSFVTISSSLPHTLTNLTSLQILTLCQCELYGKFPIGIFHLPNLTVLNLGGNQNLRVFMGPFLLRLATSPNLPS